One Acinetobacter pullicarnis genomic region harbors:
- the hcaC gene encoding 3-phenylpropionate/cinnamic acid dioxygenase ferredoxin subunit, which translates to MNKIFLCQIDEIDEGEALRVECGVNGIEALAVFNLAGEFFAMNDRCSHGNASMSEGYLEDDGTVECPLHAARFCLKTGTALCLPATDTIQTFPVSIEADGLYVQMEGA; encoded by the coding sequence ATGAATAAAATTTTTCTATGTCAAATCGACGAAATAGACGAGGGTGAAGCACTCCGCGTCGAATGCGGTGTCAATGGCATTGAAGCGTTGGCAGTGTTCAATTTGGCAGGTGAGTTTTTTGCCATGAATGACCGTTGCTCACATGGTAATGCCTCAATGTCAGAGGGTTATCTTGAGGACGATGGTACGGTGGAATGTCCATTGCATGCGGCACGATTTTGTTTAAAAACCGGGACGGCTTTATGCCTCCCTGCAACAGATACCATTCAAACCTTTCCGGTAAGTATCGAAGCTGATGGGTTGTATGTGCAGATGGAAGGAGCCTAA
- a CDS encoding LysR substrate-binding domain-containing protein has product MELRHLRYFVTVAEELNFSKAAQRLFTAQPSLSQQIKYLEEKLEIKLFNRTKRKVELTEEGLNFLPYAQATLAQAELTIKKTQQVANEQSNCLKIGFVPVAELKVFPVILPNLRFENPHLKISLQSMNELEQLDALKSGSIDIGFLRENINTDQISSNLIFREKMIFLLPKDHPLCRYEVIPVETLNNEALIIASIEHAPTLHKSVMHFAKKNNIKFNLIQHAGNILFNINSVNMGLGCAILPCYIEPIIQNQNNITTRPLSIELPLLDLFMSYNSKNNLKNIEKFIQSIQSRI; this is encoded by the coding sequence ATGGAATTACGTCATCTTCGTTATTTTGTGACTGTTGCTGAAGAGCTAAATTTCAGTAAAGCCGCGCAAAGATTATTTACCGCACAACCATCACTGAGTCAGCAAATTAAGTATTTAGAAGAAAAATTAGAAATTAAATTATTTAATCGTACCAAGCGTAAAGTTGAGCTCACCGAAGAAGGGCTTAATTTTTTACCTTATGCCCAAGCGACTTTAGCGCAAGCAGAGTTAACCATTAAAAAAACCCAACAAGTCGCCAATGAACAAAGCAATTGTTTAAAGATTGGCTTTGTCCCTGTGGCTGAGCTAAAAGTCTTCCCCGTTATTTTGCCCAATCTTCGATTTGAAAACCCACATTTAAAAATCTCATTGCAGAGTATGAATGAGCTTGAACAGCTAGATGCATTAAAATCGGGCAGCATCGACATTGGTTTTTTACGAGAAAATATTAATACCGACCAAATCAGTAGTAACTTAATTTTCAGAGAAAAAATGATTTTCTTACTGCCAAAAGATCATCCGCTGTGTCGATATGAAGTCATTCCCGTTGAAACCCTCAATAATGAAGCTCTGATTATTGCATCGATTGAACATGCACCAACCTTACATAAATCGGTGATGCATTTTGCCAAAAAAAATAATATCAAGTTCAATCTGATTCAACATGCAGGCAATATTTTATTTAATATTAACTCGGTCAATATGGGGCTCGGTTGTGCGATTTTACCTTGTTATATCGAGCCGATTATTCAAAACCAAAACAACATTACCACACGACCACTCAGTATTGAGTTGCCCTTACTCGACTTATTTATGAGCTATAACAGCAAAAATAATCTAAAAAATATCGAAAAGTTCATTCAGTCGATTCAGAGCAGAATCTAA
- the hcaF gene encoding 3-phenylpropionate/cinnamic acid dioxygenase subunit beta — translation MKLVSMELQHQISQFLYQEAALLDEWRFREWLDVLAEDISYTLRTTPNAQTRDRRRALELPTTWVFNDNKHLLERRVARLETGMAWAEEPPSRTTHMVTNIRAEATDVEGEYDVHVCYLLYRTQKEKDVTFYVGKRLDKLRRVDSGLGWQIFNRKITLDQVTYNSHNLSVFF, via the coding sequence ATGAAGCTTGTCAGCATGGAATTACAGCATCAGATCAGTCAGTTTTTGTATCAGGAAGCCGCGTTGTTGGATGAATGGCGTTTTCGTGAATGGTTAGATGTGCTTGCAGAAGATATCTCTTATACCTTGCGTACCACGCCCAATGCGCAAACCCGTGATCGTCGTCGTGCACTCGAATTGCCGACCACATGGGTGTTTAACGATAACAAGCATTTACTTGAACGTCGTGTCGCACGTTTAGAAACGGGAATGGCTTGGGCCGAAGAGCCGCCATCACGCACCACCCATATGGTGACCAATATTCGCGCTGAAGCCACTGATGTTGAAGGCGAATATGATGTACATGTCTGCTATTTGTTGTATCGCACCCAGAAAGAAAAAGATGTGACTTTCTATGTGGGCAAGCGCTTGGACAAGCTTCGTCGAGTTGATTCAGGGCTTGGTTGGCAAATTTTCAACCGTAAAATCACCTTAGATCAGGTGACTTACAATTCGCATAACTTGAGTGTGTTCTTCTAA
- the hcaE gene encoding 3-phenylpropionate/cinnamic acid dioxygenase subunit alpha, with protein sequence MKNRINLQEIDRLVDAKNGRIVPSIYTDPELYDLELERVFGRTWLFLCHESQIPKAGDFFNTYMGEDPIIVTRQKDGSIKGLLNQCRHRSMRVSFADCGNTRAFTCPYHGWSYGVDGQLKDIPLEDRAFPQGACKEKWGLIEVNRIESYKGLIFGCWDETTPDLLDYMGDIAWYLDGVLDRRPGGTEIIGGVHKWEIECNWKFAAEQFASDQYHALFSHASAIQVLGAKPDDDSSKKLGDAQTARPVWETAKDAIQYGQRGHGSGFFFTEKPDANVWVDGEVANYFRETYDEVKERLGDVRALRLAGHNNMFPTMSWLNGTATLRVWHPRGPNKTEVWAFCIADAEASQEVKEAFERSATRAFGPAGFLEQDDSENWIEIQKVLRGYKARNNPLLMEMGLGNEKVREDGIPGITNYIFSETAARGMYRRWADLLIHETWEDVEKATDAYEQELLK encoded by the coding sequence ATGAAAAATAGAATTAATCTGCAGGAAATTGATCGCCTAGTTGACGCTAAAAATGGTCGCATTGTGCCATCTATTTATACCGACCCAGAATTATATGATCTCGAACTTGAGCGTGTTTTTGGTCGGACATGGTTATTTCTATGCCATGAAAGCCAAATTCCCAAAGCCGGCGACTTTTTTAATACTTATATGGGTGAAGACCCAATCATCGTTACTCGCCAAAAAGATGGCTCGATCAAAGGTTTGTTAAACCAATGTCGACATCGTTCAATGCGTGTCAGTTTTGCAGACTGCGGCAACACCCGTGCCTTTACCTGTCCTTATCATGGTTGGTCGTATGGGGTGGATGGGCAACTCAAAGATATCCCATTGGAAGATCGTGCTTTTCCGCAAGGCGCTTGCAAAGAAAAATGGGGCTTAATTGAAGTCAATCGTATTGAATCCTATAAAGGTTTGATCTTTGGTTGCTGGGATGAAACCACCCCAGACCTATTGGATTATATGGGCGATATCGCTTGGTATTTAGATGGTGTCTTAGACCGCAGACCGGGCGGCACCGAGATTATCGGTGGTGTACATAAGTGGGAAATCGAATGTAACTGGAAATTTGCGGCAGAACAATTTGCATCAGATCAATACCATGCATTGTTCTCACATGCTTCTGCGATTCAAGTTTTGGGTGCAAAACCCGATGATGACAGCAGTAAAAAACTTGGTGATGCACAAACCGCGCGTCCAGTCTGGGAAACGGCCAAAGATGCCATTCAATACGGTCAGCGTGGCCATGGTTCAGGTTTCTTCTTTACCGAAAAACCTGATGCCAACGTGTGGGTTGATGGTGAGGTCGCCAACTATTTCCGTGAAACTTACGATGAAGTAAAAGAGCGTTTAGGTGATGTTCGTGCCTTACGTTTGGCAGGACACAACAACATGTTCCCGACCATGTCATGGTTGAACGGTACGGCAACATTGCGTGTTTGGCATCCACGTGGTCCCAATAAAACTGAAGTTTGGGCATTCTGTATTGCCGATGCTGAAGCTTCACAAGAAGTAAAAGAAGCCTTTGAACGTTCCGCCACCCGTGCCTTTGGTCCAGCCGGTTTTCTTGAGCAAGATGACTCCGAAAACTGGATTGAAATCCAAAAAGTGTTACGTGGTTATAAAGCACGTAACAATCCATTGTTGATGGAAATGGGCTTGGGCAACGAAAAAGTCCGTGAAGATGGTATTCCAGGGATTACCAACTATATTTTTTCAGAAACCGCTGCGCGTGGTATGTACCGTCGTTGGGCCGATTTACTGATACATGAAACTTGGGAAGACGTTGAAAAAGCCACCGATGCTTATGAGCAGGAGTTATTGAAATGA
- a CDS encoding DMT family transporter translates to MHFPHSLLVIIFIYALLVGIWATTPLAVVWTTQELAPLWALLLRYLMASVIMLSLLLLIKQRLATDRQSLTSYLAGSLNLIGAQLFIYLAATTLHSGMMVLIYAFAPLIAGLIEHFLLKSNRLQLRQWLGMLVALSGLIFILTEQGQAAPDPFGVLLMFISVLCYICSIFWVKKINANLSPMSQATGALVISALAALLFLPFIWEDAPTQIPSMQSGFAFLFTVLMSSIVAMLCYFWLIPRLPASTFALSNLMTPGIALSLGVILNAEPMSAHLMFGLVLVLLGMIIYFFGKRASN, encoded by the coding sequence ATGCATTTTCCTCATTCGCTGCTGGTCATTATTTTTATTTATGCGCTTTTGGTGGGAATCTGGGCGACCACCCCATTGGCTGTGGTCTGGACCACCCAAGAGCTCGCACCATTGTGGGCGTTACTGCTACGTTATCTGATGGCCAGCGTGATCATGCTCAGTTTGTTGTTACTGATAAAACAACGTTTGGCGACCGATCGGCAGTCTTTAACCAGTTATTTGGCGGGTAGTCTCAATTTGATTGGGGCACAGTTATTTATCTATTTGGCTGCAACCACGCTGCACTCAGGCATGATGGTTTTAATTTATGCTTTTGCACCATTAATTGCCGGTCTGATTGAGCATTTTCTTTTAAAAAGTAATCGACTACAGCTACGTCAATGGCTTGGTATGTTGGTCGCGCTGAGTGGTTTAATTTTTATTTTGACAGAACAAGGCCAAGCTGCACCTGATCCATTCGGGGTGTTGTTGATGTTTATCAGTGTCCTTTGTTATATCTGCTCAATTTTTTGGGTGAAAAAAATCAATGCGAACTTAAGCCCAATGTCTCAAGCCACAGGTGCTTTGGTGATTTCAGCTTTGGCTGCGCTGTTGTTTTTGCCTTTTATTTGGGAGGATGCACCCACCCAAATTCCGAGTATGCAGAGTGGGTTCGCTTTTTTATTTACAGTGCTGATGTCATCTATCGTTGCGATGCTGTGTTATTTCTGGCTGATCCCACGGCTACCCGCATCGACTTTTGCCTTAAGTAACCTGATGACGCCAGGCATTGCACTGAGTTTAGGCGTGATTTTGAATGCAGAGCCAATGAGCGCGCATCTGATGTTTGGCTTGGTATTGGTATTGCTGGGAATGATCATTTATTTTTTTGGCAAGCGTGCCAGCAATTGA
- a CDS encoding catalase → MSQDPRKCPVTHLTTDFGAPVADNQNSLTAGARGPLLAQDLWLNEKLANFAREVIPERRMHAKGSGAFGTFTVTHDISQYTRAKIFSEIGKKTEMFARFTTVAGERGAADAERDIRGFALKFYTEEGNWDMVGNNTPVFFMRDPRKFPDLNKAVKRDPRTNMRSATNNWDFWTLLPESLHQVTIVMSDRGIPKSFRHMHGFGSHTYSFINAQNERFWVKFHFRTQQGIENTTDAEAEAIVAKDRESNQRDLFNAIEEGNFPKWKLYVQIMPETDADKVPYHPFDLTKVWPKGDYPLIEVGEFELNRNPENFFLDVEQSAFAPSNLVPGISVSPDRMLQARLFNYADAQRYRLGGNYQQIPVNAARCPVFSNHRDGQGRTDSNYGGLPHYEPNSFNQWQEQPQYQEPPLKITGDAAHWDFRQDDADYFSQPRALFNLMTAEQQQALFNNTAGAMGDALDFIKYRHIRNCYACDPAYGQGVAKALGLSVEDAQAARATDPALGQASLL, encoded by the coding sequence ATGAGCCAAGACCCTAGAAAATGTCCAGTCACCCATCTCACCACTGATTTTGGCGCACCTGTTGCCGACAACCAAAACAGCTTAACTGCAGGTGCACGCGGGCCGCTGCTTGCCCAAGATTTGTGGCTCAATGAGAAACTGGCAAACTTTGCACGTGAAGTCATTCCAGAGCGTCGTATGCATGCCAAAGGTTCGGGTGCTTTCGGTACATTTACCGTGACTCATGATATTAGCCAATACACCCGCGCCAAAATTTTTAGCGAAATTGGTAAAAAAACTGAAATGTTTGCCCGCTTTACCACGGTTGCTGGCGAACGTGGTGCAGCAGATGCGGAACGTGATATTCGTGGTTTTGCCCTGAAGTTTTATACCGAAGAAGGCAACTGGGACATGGTTGGGAACAACACACCTGTGTTCTTTATGCGTGATCCAAGAAAATTCCCAGATCTAAACAAAGCAGTTAAACGTGATCCGCGCACCAATATGCGTAGTGCAACCAATAACTGGGATTTCTGGACGTTATTGCCAGAGTCATTGCACCAAGTCACTATTGTGATGTCAGACCGTGGTATTCCAAAAAGCTTCCGTCATATGCATGGCTTTGGTAGCCACACCTATAGTTTCATCAATGCACAAAATGAACGTTTCTGGGTAAAGTTCCATTTCCGTACACAGCAAGGTATTGAAAACACAACCGATGCTGAAGCAGAAGCCATTGTTGCCAAAGACCGTGAAAGCAACCAACGTGATTTGTTCAATGCCATTGAAGAAGGCAACTTCCCGAAATGGAAACTCTATGTGCAAATCATGCCTGAAACCGATGCAGATAAAGTCCCTTATCACCCATTCGATTTAACCAAAGTTTGGCCGAAAGGCGATTACCCATTAATTGAAGTCGGTGAATTTGAACTAAATCGCAATCCTGAAAACTTCTTCCTCGATGTGGAACAATCGGCCTTTGCACCAAGCAACTTGGTTCCAGGGATCAGCGTTTCGCCAGACCGCATGTTACAAGCACGTTTGTTTAACTATGCAGATGCACAGCGCTACCGTTTAGGTGGTAATTATCAACAAATTCCAGTCAATGCTGCACGCTGTCCGGTATTCTCCAATCACCGTGATGGTCAAGGTCGTACCGACAGTAACTATGGTGGTCTGCCACACTATGAGCCAAACAGCTTTAACCAGTGGCAAGAACAACCGCAATACCAAGAGCCACCACTAAAAATTACAGGGGATGCAGCGCATTGGGATTTCCGTCAAGATGATGCAGATTACTTTAGCCAACCGCGTGCCTTGTTTAATTTAATGACTGCGGAACAACAGCAAGCCTTATTTAACAACACCGCAGGTGCAATGGGCGATGCACTTGATTTTATTAAGTATCGTCATATTCGTAACTGCTATGCCTGTGATCCGGCCTATGGGCAAGGGGTTGCCAAAGCACTTGGCTTAAGCGTTGAAGATGCACAAGCAGCACGTGCAACCGATCCTGCACTTGGTCAAGCAAGCTTACTCTAA
- a CDS encoding 3-carboxyethylcatechol 2,3-dioxygenase, translated as MAVKLICASHSPLMEFATPQDHAQERKVRDTFQLLAQQVKDYDPTLIIAFGPDHFNGFFYDLMPSFCAGIRASAAGDWNYGPGQLNVPEPTAIAMVQQVLDAGVDLAYSYQMQADHGVTQPLHFLCDGQLDRYPVIPIFINSAAAPLPTTKRTVALGRAIGQFIQSLDLEKERVLILGTGGLSHDPPTPQMGAVPPEVEAFLISGRHPSAEARQARQAKVIAVGQKLAAGDQSVAVPLNADWDRALLEIFQQADFQAIENMTEAQIRVDGGRGGQEVRCWMAAFAALAELGEYQMTLHCYEAISEWIAGFGIVSAELK; from the coding sequence ATGGCGGTAAAGCTGATTTGTGCATCGCACAGCCCGTTGATGGAGTTTGCGACTCCACAAGATCATGCCCAAGAGCGCAAGGTGCGTGATACCTTCCAATTGTTGGCACAGCAAGTCAAAGACTATGACCCAACGCTGATCATTGCCTTTGGCCCAGACCACTTTAATGGCTTCTTTTATGACTTGATGCCAAGTTTTTGTGCTGGGATTCGTGCCAGTGCAGCAGGCGATTGGAATTATGGTCCCGGTCAGCTCAATGTGCCTGAACCGACCGCCATTGCCATGGTACAGCAGGTACTCGATGCGGGTGTGGACTTGGCATATTCCTATCAAATGCAAGCCGATCATGGGGTGACCCAACCATTACACTTTTTATGTGATGGTCAACTTGATCGTTATCCTGTGATTCCTATTTTTATTAACAGTGCTGCTGCACCGTTACCCACCACCAAAAGAACCGTGGCATTGGGACGGGCGATTGGCCAGTTTATTCAAAGCCTTGATTTAGAAAAAGAGCGCGTACTGATATTAGGAACGGGCGGCTTATCACATGATCCACCGACGCCACAAATGGGAGCTGTTCCACCTGAAGTGGAAGCTTTTTTGATTTCTGGCCGGCATCCAAGTGCTGAAGCACGTCAGGCACGTCAAGCCAAAGTGATTGCGGTTGGACAAAAACTTGCTGCGGGCGATCAATCCGTTGCCGTACCTTTAAATGCCGATTGGGATCGTGCCTTGCTCGAAATTTTTCAGCAAGCCGATTTCCAAGCCATTGAAAATATGACCGAAGCGCAAATTCGTGTAGACGGTGGTCGGGGTGGACAAGAAGTTCGCTGCTGGATGGCTGCATTTGCGGCTTTGGCGGAATTGGGTGAATACCAGATGACGCTACATTGCTATGAAGCGATTAGTGAGTGGATTGCTGGTTTTGGCATTGTCTCAGCTGAATTAAAATAA
- a CDS encoding TetR/AcrR family transcriptional regulator: MTISPIKVRRKPLQSRSRMTQDALIESFVRLLQEKSAVEMTIREITDIAGVGLGTFYEYFSQKEDLIALTIHQFIKYNARLLQQQAPLLINHGHLPLKSYVQQLLQSQLEQIKSQQVIWAKLFLLERQVSSPEAYQKHYALMVDTWHTTLSLYANANHSPLNLDFAALALNIHRISYSFISQSLLCEAQFSQWSQLQADIAIAIDAFIPHAVSSPSMPST, from the coding sequence ATGACTATTTCACCCATCAAAGTACGACGTAAGCCACTTCAGTCAAGATCGCGTATGACACAAGACGCGCTGATTGAAAGTTTTGTTCGGCTTTTACAAGAAAAATCTGCAGTAGAAATGACCATTCGTGAGATTACCGATATTGCGGGTGTCGGTTTAGGTACTTTTTATGAATACTTTAGCCAAAAAGAAGACTTGATCGCCCTGACCATCCATCAATTCATAAAATACAATGCGCGACTCCTACAACAGCAAGCGCCCTTACTGATCAATCATGGCCATCTTCCGCTCAAATCGTATGTCCAGCAACTGTTACAATCTCAGCTTGAACAGATCAAAAGCCAACAGGTGATTTGGGCCAAACTATTTTTATTAGAGCGCCAAGTTTCAAGCCCAGAAGCCTATCAAAAGCATTATGCGTTGATGGTGGATACTTGGCACACCACGCTGAGTTTGTATGCCAATGCCAACCATTCGCCACTCAATTTAGACTTTGCCGCATTGGCGTTAAATATTCATCGCATCAGTTATAGCTTTATTTCACAAAGCCTTCTATGCGAAGCACAATTTTCACAGTGGTCACAATTACAAGCCGATATCGCTATAGCCATAGATGCATTTATACCGCACGCAGTCTCGTCCCCCTCAATGCCTTCAACATGA
- the hcaB gene encoding 3-(cis-5,6-dihydroxycyclohexa-1,3-dien-1-yl)propanoate dehydrogenase — MGWLQGEVALITGGGSGLGLALVQRFLNEGAKVAVLQRSAEKVAALKQRFGDEIVVVEGDVTCYQDNVRAVEATVQRFGKLDCFIANAGIWDHYADIVNMSGEQLETAFDEIMAINSKSLILGAKAALDELIKSEGSIVLTLSNAASYSGGGGPIYTASKHAGVGVMKELAYELAPKVRVNAVAPSGMNVNIKGAASLGQQNVGLLDGRDMSVLAQGMPLNFLPEAEDMTGCYVLLAARENNRPLTGVLINADCGLGIRGLRKPRAGFFDEA, encoded by the coding sequence ATGGGATGGTTACAGGGCGAAGTGGCGCTAATTACCGGTGGTGGCTCTGGTTTGGGATTAGCACTGGTGCAGCGCTTTTTAAATGAAGGAGCAAAAGTTGCGGTCTTGCAGCGCTCAGCTGAAAAAGTAGCGGCATTAAAGCAACGCTTTGGCGATGAAATTGTGGTGGTTGAAGGGGATGTAACTTGTTATCAAGACAATGTCCGTGCAGTCGAAGCCACAGTACAACGCTTTGGTAAGCTGGATTGTTTTATCGCCAATGCGGGGATTTGGGATCATTATGCTGACATCGTCAACATGTCAGGTGAACAACTCGAAACTGCATTTGATGAAATCATGGCAATCAATAGTAAGTCTCTGATTTTAGGTGCGAAAGCAGCACTAGATGAATTGATTAAATCTGAAGGTTCGATCGTTCTGACCCTGTCCAATGCGGCTTCTTATTCGGGTGGCGGTGGGCCGATTTATACCGCATCGAAACATGCGGGTGTTGGGGTAATGAAAGAGCTGGCCTATGAATTGGCACCGAAAGTTCGGGTCAATGCGGTTGCACCATCGGGCATGAACGTCAACATTAAAGGCGCGGCATCTTTGGGGCAGCAAAATGTTGGGCTGCTTGATGGTCGCGATATGTCTGTTTTGGCACAAGGCATGCCACTGAATTTTTTACCTGAAGCTGAAGATATGACGGGCTGCTATGTGTTATTGGCAGCACGCGAAAACAATCGACCGTTGACAGGTGTATTGATCAATGCCGATTGTGGCTTGGGTATTCGTGGACTACGTAAGCCACGCGCAGGTTTTTTTGACGAGGCTTAA
- a CDS encoding MBL fold metallo-hydrolase yields the protein MPNKVGTDPNLDLVIDQSEIDHPKPSPILHYRLRTVNCLTHTWFAPVYPITNCKHHNGKQFFNEHPSPDGRTRWDLVKWIMLRKSQTWQVDSEQETTKFFAAIKPKLPENRPDADMDDWKVWFVGHATALIQIGPYNFLTDPVWADHVSPRQGMGPKRVCPAGIALEHLPQIHAVLLSHNHYDHMDIASLRWLHEKFAMPIYTGLGNSCYMDKSFHIIEMDWWQSELFHGIKVIYTPAQHGSGRGMRDQNAALWGGFSLLTEQGHCFFAGDTGYSPHFKEIQKRLGTPRIALLPIGAYEPRELMRYMHMNPQDAFQAHLDLQAKRSLAIHYRTFQLTDEMRDQPEKDLYQAMKHSSKLMNPFYCIREGMKVVV from the coding sequence ATGCCGAATAAAGTGGGGACTGATCCGAATCTTGATCTTGTCATTGATCAATCCGAAATAGACCATCCTAAACCAAGCCCAATCTTGCATTACCGCCTGCGTACCGTCAATTGTTTGACGCATACTTGGTTTGCACCTGTATATCCGATTACCAACTGTAAACATCACAATGGTAAGCAGTTTTTCAATGAGCATCCAAGCCCAGACGGTCGTACCCGTTGGGATCTGGTCAAATGGATTATGCTTAGAAAGTCGCAGACTTGGCAGGTAGATAGCGAGCAAGAGACGACAAAGTTCTTTGCCGCGATTAAGCCCAAGCTGCCAGAAAACCGCCCAGATGCGGATATGGATGATTGGAAAGTTTGGTTTGTTGGACATGCCACTGCCTTAATTCAAATCGGTCCCTATAACTTTTTGACCGATCCGGTATGGGCTGACCATGTCAGTCCAAGACAAGGGATGGGCCCCAAACGGGTGTGTCCTGCTGGCATCGCCTTAGAACATTTACCTCAAATTCATGCGGTACTGCTGAGCCATAATCACTACGATCATATGGATATTGCTAGTCTGCGCTGGTTACATGAAAAATTTGCCATGCCAATTTATACCGGCTTGGGCAATAGCTGTTACATGGATAAATCATTTCATATTATTGAGATGGATTGGTGGCAGTCCGAACTCTTTCATGGCATTAAAGTGATTTATACACCTGCCCAACATGGTTCAGGTCGTGGTATGCGTGATCAAAATGCCGCGTTGTGGGGTGGCTTTTCTTTGTTGACCGAGCAGGGGCATTGTTTTTTTGCAGGAGATACCGGTTATTCACCGCATTTTAAAGAAATTCAAAAACGCTTAGGTACACCGCGCATTGCGCTGTTACCGATTGGTGCCTATGAGCCACGTGAGTTGATGCGTTATATGCATATGAATCCGCAAGATGCATTTCAGGCACATTTGGATTTGCAGGCCAAGCGCTCACTGGCAATTCATTATCGGACTTTTCAGTTGACGGATGAAATGCGTGATCAACCTGAAAAGGACTTGTATCAAGCCATGAAACATTCTTCAAAACTAATGAACCCATTCTATTGCATTCGAGAAGGCATGAAAGTCGTGGTCTAA
- the hcaD gene encoding 3-phenylpropionate/cinnamic acid dioxygenase ferredoxin--NAD(+) reductase subunit: MEKVETVLIIGAGQAGASAILELRAQHYQGKIILIGDEQHLPYERPPLSKDAILTPEQCKLEILSAEKLLELGVVHLAGQAVVKIEPNMHQVHLHNGDVIGYDKLLLATGGSARRLPDLDALNQQVYTLRTLEDAQALIQVLQPNRRIILIGGGVIGLELASSARAKDCQVTLLEVGSRLMGRTTPAILADYLLTQHCQHGIDVRLNTQIKQCQLEGDELVLQLSNSRGDVEVLRADAIIYGIGIVPNSQLAVAAGLAVDGMSAIQVDANCQTSVADIYAAGDVATQLRCDGQYRRVETWENANLQAAIFARHVMGVAHPQANPAWFWSDQLGTNYQFVGDMGADEWYIRGEMDHSVQNPSFILFGVSNQIIVAGITVNAAKEMRHVKKMVAGHSQFSTELHLDPTQQLRKMV; encoded by the coding sequence ATCGAAAAAGTTGAAACTGTGCTGATTATTGGTGCCGGCCAAGCAGGTGCCAGTGCCATTTTAGAATTACGCGCCCAACACTATCAGGGCAAAATTATTTTGATTGGCGATGAACAGCATCTACCGTATGAACGTCCGCCATTATCAAAAGATGCAATTTTAACGCCTGAACAATGCAAGCTTGAAATTCTATCTGCAGAAAAGTTGTTGGAATTGGGCGTAGTGCATCTTGCTGGACAAGCGGTAGTGAAGATTGAGCCAAATATGCATCAAGTGCATCTGCACAATGGTGACGTGATTGGCTACGATAAATTACTGTTGGCAACGGGGGGCTCGGCACGTCGTTTACCTGATCTTGATGCACTCAATCAACAGGTCTATACCTTGCGCACGCTTGAAGATGCACAAGCTTTGATTCAAGTGTTACAACCTAATCGTCGGATTATCTTAATTGGTGGTGGGGTGATTGGTTTGGAGTTGGCTTCTTCGGCACGTGCCAAAGACTGTCAGGTGACCTTGCTCGAAGTCGGTTCTCGTTTGATGGGACGGACTACACCTGCAATTTTAGCGGATTATTTGCTAACCCAGCATTGCCAGCACGGCATTGATGTACGCTTAAATACCCAGATTAAACAGTGTCAACTCGAAGGAGATGAGCTGGTTCTTCAGCTTAGCAATAGTCGTGGTGATGTTGAAGTCTTACGTGCAGATGCCATTATTTATGGGATTGGCATTGTACCCAATAGCCAATTGGCCGTTGCTGCGGGTTTGGCTGTTGATGGCATGAGTGCGATTCAAGTCGATGCCAATTGCCAAACTTCAGTTGCAGATATTTATGCTGCGGGTGATGTCGCTACTCAGCTACGTTGTGATGGACAGTATCGCCGTGTGGAAACTTGGGAAAATGCCAATTTGCAGGCTGCTATTTTTGCACGGCATGTGATGGGCGTTGCGCATCCACAAGCCAATCCTGCATGGTTCTGGAGTGATCAACTCGGCACCAACTATCAGTTTGTTGGCGACATGGGGGCGGATGAATGGTACATCCGTGGGGAAATGGATCATTCTGTTCAGAACCCTTCATTTATTTTATTTGGGGTTTCAAATCAGATTATTGTTGCAGGCATCACCGTGAATGCCGCCAAAGAAATGCGCCATGTGAAAAAAATGGTTGCTGGACATAGTCAATTTTCAACCGAGTTGCATTTAGACCCAACTCAACAGCTTCGTAAAATGGTTTAA